The Parvibaculaceae bacterium PLY_AMNH_Bact1 genome window below encodes:
- a CDS encoding hypothetical protein (Derived by automated computational analysis using gene prediction method: GeneMarkS-2+.) — MTTFATDKQSNATPLRCVGLDAGPQKVLPDLSPSRLAARAFVEGYATPTLEGASYLEICDRQAVNLTAHALACPQVSFTTASTTDKSEFAELGQKVGAQNLVSGGINLANFQSDNLGTFDFVTAADIFSTAATAERMALLVLTKKHLSENGVACIGVDVTPGWDLIEGLRARFCEDVDPTGDMKDQVDLVRTRITNLAKTMSAEKASEQRQLLGELVRLARAPDSEIYRDLLDPQHQSFSISAFLAMADAAKLKPIGDLDPAKSNLDRVPSGKRPADPSALSMADRFGLIDQHTNIRQRQVLLVHADRSKEEFDSSTTFNSLCFSSDLARGDKSLSDKAMLSGVPVAFVGPLTYRTANPIEIVALALMERHKYFPVRGDRLVDHVVAALKPTGIQPADNAEVSKVLRAVVGKLLPAGALVAHLSENRAVSWLSERPILGPLALLQARGGASHLASLLPHSIAVDTTARFILGRLDGTQTVGQIAQELAEAVSRGELTLAAIEGTPEARAKSTTMRVLGHAARSGLLVS, encoded by the coding sequence GTGACGACGTTCGCCACAGATAAACAAAGCAACGCCACGCCTCTGCGCTGCGTGGGTCTTGATGCGGGGCCCCAAAAGGTGCTGCCGGATCTGTCGCCTTCCAGACTTGCTGCCCGGGCGTTTGTCGAAGGCTACGCCACGCCGACTCTTGAGGGCGCGAGCTATCTTGAAATTTGTGATCGCCAAGCGGTAAACCTGACGGCGCACGCACTTGCCTGTCCGCAAGTCTCCTTCACGACGGCATCAACGACTGACAAATCCGAATTTGCAGAGCTTGGCCAAAAGGTGGGCGCGCAAAACCTCGTGTCAGGCGGCATCAACCTCGCCAATTTCCAAAGCGACAATCTCGGGACGTTTGATTTCGTCACCGCGGCGGACATCTTCTCAACAGCTGCTACAGCGGAACGCATGGCGCTTCTGGTTTTGACAAAGAAGCACCTGAGCGAGAATGGCGTCGCCTGCATCGGCGTTGATGTCACGCCTGGTTGGGATCTGATTGAGGGGCTTCGCGCCCGCTTTTGCGAGGATGTGGACCCAACGGGTGACATGAAAGATCAGGTCGATTTGGTCCGGACCCGTATCACCAACCTTGCAAAAACAATGTCTGCTGAAAAGGCTAGCGAACAGCGTCAGCTCTTAGGTGAGTTGGTTCGATTGGCGCGTGCCCCAGATTCAGAAATCTATAGGGATCTGCTCGATCCCCAACATCAATCATTCTCCATTTCCGCATTCCTGGCGATGGCCGACGCCGCCAAGCTAAAGCCAATCGGCGATCTTGATCCGGCAAAATCAAATCTCGACCGGGTACCCTCCGGCAAGCGTCCCGCTGATCCTTCTGCGCTCAGCATGGCAGACCGGTTTGGTCTGATTGACCAGCACACAAACATAAGGCAGCGCCAGGTTCTTCTGGTGCATGCGGATCGGTCGAAAGAAGAATTTGATTCGAGCACTACCTTCAATTCGCTCTGCTTTTCCAGCGACCTTGCGCGCGGCGACAAATCTCTATCGGACAAAGCAATGCTCTCAGGTGTGCCGGTGGCGTTTGTTGGACCGCTGACATATCGAACGGCAAACCCTATTGAAATTGTCGCGCTTGCGCTGATGGAGCGACACAAATACTTCCCTGTGCGCGGTGACCGCCTGGTTGATCACGTGGTCGCGGCACTAAAGCCGACGGGCATTCAACCCGCAGACAATGCTGAAGTGTCGAAGGTTCTGCGTGCGGTAGTGGGAAAACTGCTACCCGCAGGCGCTCTGGTCGCGCACCTATCGGAGAACAGAGCCGTATCCTGGCTGTCAGAACGTCCCATTCTCGGGCCCCTGGCTCTTTTACAAGCCCGCGGCGGTGCCTCCCATCTCGCAAGCCTCCTGCCGCATTCTATCGCCGTGGACACCACAGCGCGCTTTATTCTCGGCCGGCTGGATGGCACGCAGACAGTGGGTCAGATTGCTCAAGAACTGGCAGAGGCAGTTTCCAGAGGGGAGCTTACGCTCGCCGCGATTGAGGGCACGCCGGAGGCGAGAGCAAAATCGACGACTATGCGCGTGCTGGGCCATGCCGCCCGAAGTGGACTGCTGGTATCTTAG
- a CDS encoding MBL fold metallo-hydrolase (Derived by automated computational analysis using gene prediction method: Protein Homology.), giving the protein MSLKAAIIPVTPLEQNCCLIWNDENMLGAVTDPGGDLEKIEGALQQTGVKLEKVLLTHGHLDHASAAGELAKKHGVPIEGPHRDDQFLIDELPEQGAKYGMPSYDAFLPDRWLEDEDTVELAGLTLRVRHCPGHTPGHVVFIHEPSKLAIVGDVIFQGSIGRTDFPRGNHEQLISSIRERLFPLGGEIAFVPGHGPMSTFEFEKKSNPFCSDMAVGA; this is encoded by the coding sequence ATGTCTCTTAAAGCTGCGATTATTCCCGTGACACCGCTTGAGCAGAATTGCTGCCTCATCTGGAATGACGAAAACATGCTGGGTGCGGTCACCGACCCTGGCGGTGATCTCGAGAAGATCGAAGGGGCGCTTCAACAGACCGGCGTGAAACTTGAAAAGGTCCTTCTGACCCATGGGCATCTGGATCATGCTTCGGCGGCTGGTGAGCTTGCCAAAAAGCATGGCGTGCCCATTGAAGGCCCCCACCGGGACGACCAGTTCCTGATTGATGAGTTGCCTGAGCAAGGCGCCAAATATGGCATGCCGAGCTATGACGCATTTCTGCCTGACCGCTGGCTAGAGGATGAAGACACAGTCGAGCTTGCAGGCCTCACGCTCCGCGTCCGCCACTGCCCCGGCCATACGCCAGGTCATGTGGTTTTCATTCACGAGCCCTCAAAGCTCGCCATTGTGGGTGACGTGATCTTTCAGGGATCTATCGGACGCACAGATTTTCCACGCGGCAATCACGAGCAGCTCATCTCGTCTATTCGCGAACGTCTTTTTCCGCTAGGGGGCGAGATCGCCTTCGTGCCGGGTCATGGACCCATGTCGACATTTGAGTTTGAGAAGAAGAGCAATCCGTTTTGCTCTGACATGGCGGTTGGTGCCTAA
- a CDS encoding hypothetical protein (Derived by automated computational analysis using gene prediction method: GeneMarkS-2+.) — protein MKKMIAGLMSLAMVGCASHASSIEARYVSPTMYENWSCEQLGEERQRLAAEARRVAGLQDENADADAAMMGVGLILFWPALIGLAATEDREQELAQLKGEYKAADQAARRKVCSLEPVVIEEAEKTEPNLPQPGAPGRRS, from the coding sequence ATGAAGAAAATGATAGCTGGGCTGATGAGCCTAGCAATGGTCGGCTGCGCGTCTCATGCTAGTTCCATTGAAGCAAGATATGTAAGTCCAACGATGTATGAAAACTGGTCGTGTGAGCAGCTTGGGGAAGAACGCCAGCGACTTGCTGCGGAAGCACGGCGTGTCGCCGGACTGCAGGATGAGAATGCTGATGCCGATGCGGCAATGATGGGAGTAGGGCTCATTCTGTTTTGGCCAGCGCTTATCGGCCTAGCGGCAACAGAAGATCGCGAACAAGAACTCGCCCAATTGAAGGGTGAATACAAAGCTGCGGATCAGGCTGCTCGAAGGAAAGTTTGTTCACTAGAACCGGTAGTAATTGAAGAAGCTGAAAAAACTGAACCGAATTTGCCGCAACCAGGTGCACCAGGCCGCCGATCATAG
- a CDS encoding hypothetical protein (Derived by automated computational analysis using gene prediction method: GeneMarkS-2+.), whose protein sequence is MATGRYKGKKNRMTPDEWHDSLMAMRPAYGELVKITMTHRIQSVQHAAALICMNAMADLAKLHGRHMHHYFGSIPDHKSY, encoded by the coding sequence ATGGCGACAGGCAGATATAAGGGCAAAAAGAACCGGATGACCCCGGATGAGTGGCATGACAGCCTGATGGCCATGCGTCCGGCCTATGGGGAGCTGGTGAAAATCACCATGACCCACCGAATTCAATCGGTTCAGCACGCCGCAGCACTTATCTGCATGAACGCCATGGCCGATCTCGCCAAGCTGCATGGGCGGCACATGCACCATTATTTTGGCTCGATCCCGGATCACAAGAGCTATTAG
- a CDS encoding glutathione S-transferase family protein (Derived by automated computational analysis using gene prediction method: Protein Homology.) encodes MLKLHFAPNSRAQRSLWLLEELGLPYELNRMDFHPKDLKSDDHKARHPLGRIPVLDDGDISIFESGAIAEYILERHKNGGLKPAVDDPIYPEYLQWFHYCEGMIMPPVNTIVVHTLLLPPERQDETVRGQAQRLLTRALAPVNEAMEGRDYILGDFSAVDTMLGHAIYMSNRLGCVTDEMTNLKAYVERLETRPAFQKAMSA; translated from the coding sequence ATGCTCAAGCTTCATTTCGCACCTAATTCGCGTGCGCAGCGCTCTCTCTGGCTGCTGGAGGAACTGGGTCTCCCTTACGAGTTGAACCGGATGGATTTCCACCCCAAGGACCTGAAGTCAGATGATCATAAAGCGCGCCATCCCCTTGGTCGTATTCCAGTTTTGGACGATGGCGACATCTCCATCTTCGAGAGTGGCGCGATTGCGGAATACATTCTCGAGCGCCACAAGAATGGCGGCTTGAAGCCGGCGGTGGACGATCCGATCTATCCGGAATATCTGCAATGGTTCCACTATTGCGAAGGCATGATCATGCCGCCAGTCAACACGATCGTGGTACACACCCTGCTGCTGCCGCCGGAACGTCAGGACGAAACCGTGCGCGGCCAGGCCCAGCGCCTGCTGACCCGCGCCCTCGCCCCGGTCAATGAAGCTATGGAAGGTCGCGACTATATTCTCGGCGACTTCTCCGCCGTCGATACGATGCTCGGCCACGCCATCTACATGTCCAATCGCTTGGGTTGCGTGACTGATGAGATGACAAACCTGAAAGCCTATGTTGAACGCTTGGAGACCCGGCCCGCGTTCCAGAAAGCCATGTCCGCCTAA
- a CDS encoding hypothetical protein (Derived by automated computational analysis using gene prediction method: GeneMarkS-2+.), with amino-acid sequence MTTIKDFVKETLAHITAAVKEHNETQDSDYRVGFPDAVNQEDLRAAGYVWGKDQITATIEFDMAITVGSETKGGGEASLKVAEIFKVGGDAGVLSQNTSVNRVKFPLPMVLPRFKSKKTKKKGEV; translated from the coding sequence ATGACGACTATCAAAGACTTTGTAAAAGAAACCTTGGCGCACATCACCGCTGCAGTGAAGGAACACAACGAAACTCAAGACAGCGATTACCGAGTGGGGTTTCCAGATGCTGTCAACCAAGAGGACCTGCGGGCGGCTGGCTATGTGTGGGGCAAAGACCAAATCACAGCAACCATCGAGTTCGATATGGCCATCACAGTAGGAAGCGAGACTAAGGGAGGTGGCGAAGCATCTCTAAAGGTAGCTGAGATTTTCAAAGTTGGTGGTGATGCCGGAGTACTAAGCCAAAACACATCGGTAAACAGAGTGAAGTTTCCTTTGCCAATGGTGTTGCCGCGTTTCAAAAGCAAAAAAACAAAGAAGAAGGGCGAAGTATAG
- a CDS encoding hypothetical protein (Derived by automated computational analysis using gene prediction method: GeneMarkS-2+.), producing the protein MISKTDSWPGVELVDINELLDAAKAAADIPNDSQLSKKLDTAAGQISVWRKGYRKPVDSMVMRICEVADIPREVGLMWLNAWRADEQAAPVYEKLARDLEKRSSKKKLAA; encoded by the coding sequence ATGATCAGTAAAACCGACTCATGGCCCGGAGTTGAGCTAGTGGACATCAACGAATTACTTGATGCGGCGAAAGCGGCAGCAGACATCCCAAACGACAGCCAGCTTTCCAAGAAACTGGATACTGCCGCAGGTCAAATCAGCGTGTGGCGTAAAGGCTATCGCAAGCCTGTAGACAGCATGGTAATGCGGATTTGTGAAGTTGCCGACATCCCGAGAGAGGTCGGCCTCATGTGGCTCAACGCATGGCGAGCCGATGAGCAAGCAGCGCCAGTTTATGAAAAACTCGCCCGCGATTTAGAAAAGCGATCAAGTAAAAAGAAGCTGGCCGCATAG
- a CDS encoding DUF736 family protein (Derived by automated computational analysis using gene prediction method: Protein Homology.), giving the protein MAKKIGFLSETASKVTGEVGYMGKIDVAGIEGKCALVPQAKRSERSPDYEVQIYRNGRWLNFGAAWIKTPTVGGEDFLSLTVDHELMEKAVYCAAFPPSEEDDEGQWAIVWGRPKGGNARGVAEAVDDEIPF; this is encoded by the coding sequence ATGGCTAAGAAAATTGGATTTCTGTCAGAGACAGCCAGCAAGGTGACTGGTGAAGTCGGCTACATGGGCAAGATTGATGTTGCCGGGATCGAAGGCAAGTGCGCCTTGGTTCCTCAGGCAAAGCGGTCAGAGCGTTCGCCGGACTATGAGGTCCAGATTTATCGCAATGGTCGATGGCTGAATTTCGGGGCGGCATGGATCAAAACGCCAACGGTCGGCGGCGAGGATTTTCTATCGCTCACAGTCGATCATGAGTTGATGGAGAAGGCGGTCTATTGTGCTGCCTTCCCGCCTTCTGAGGAAGATGACGAAGGTCAGTGGGCGATTGTCTGGGGGAGACCCAAGGGCGGGAATGCTCGCGGTGTTGCTGAAGCCGTTGACGATGAAATCCCGTTCTGA
- a CDS encoding hypothetical protein (Derived by automated computational analysis using gene prediction method: GeneMarkS-2+.) has product MASVAHAVDWPPVSLWQPPKHETWMGVPDSSVVALVFRLSGNDVVIRAPLHTAIDIASHAFKNGLADDFQIGSWRWHSKRLMKPLQAMRDAFKRDQEFRRQVWRELEALGLLGNPQVKI; this is encoded by the coding sequence ATGGCAAGTGTCGCTCATGCGGTTGACTGGCCTCCGGTCTCTCTCTGGCAACCTCCCAAACATGAGACATGGATGGGCGTGCCGGATAGTTCGGTCGTGGCGCTGGTCTTCCGCCTAAGTGGCAATGACGTTGTGATCCGCGCGCCGTTGCATACAGCAATCGACATAGCGTCTCACGCCTTCAAGAACGGCCTCGCCGATGATTTCCAGATTGGATCATGGCGATGGCACTCCAAGCGTCTCATGAAGCCACTACAGGCCATGAGGGACGCCTTCAAAAGAGATCAGGAATTTAGACGGCAGGTATGGCGCGAGCTTGAAGCGTTGGGTCTGCTCGGCAATCCACAAGTGAAAATTTAG
- a CDS encoding hypothetical protein (Derived by automated computational analysis using gene prediction method: GeneMarkS-2+.), with protein MSDDLGSPERHLIWVNASNDGEEVMDGEFSVDAASPMLALRELLLRWEEEEVLGGSRRHSSLHVTDRVEFVISLKPDH; from the coding sequence TTGTCAGACGATTTGGGTAGTCCTGAGCGCCATCTGATTTGGGTGAATGCATCCAATGATGGTGAGGAAGTTATGGACGGTGAGTTTTCTGTAGATGCAGCAAGTCCAATGTTGGCACTTCGTGAGCTCTTATTGCGATGGGAGGAAGAGGAAGTGCTAGGCGGCAGTCGCCGTCACTCATCGCTTCATGTGACGGATCGCGTCGAGTTTGTGATTTCTCTTAAGCCGGATCATTGA
- a CDS encoding hypothetical protein (Derived by automated computational analysis using gene prediction method: GeneMarkS-2+.), with the protein MEIRRLHHGLDGLDITFQGCVGVALLSLLERAKEAAQQSKQPEHVSYKGLEFAVLPVGVSGYRFVVDTGPDGEKWFFAKSSKRDGWNVRVSVASMSLALYGYTAVKDRIWERLEHFGAYILDHSVSRVDYACDFEAPDFQIKPECVVAHWRMTQREYVETEKSGEFHIVRQSRKINSLTIGRMPGRQVIIYNKRREVIDRKKTYWWGIWDVPKDTQVWRVEVRAGKRELKDKWNITTLDDLEGNLPDIVGSMLADIRLHDADQTDSNVSRQELHPMWMAVTEAALKPFAEDVVGPDPEPIILETQSQMQDRFFGLVNGLTASLSVVTGAMDGDLPEDLGERLTASINAYVKANKTKFIDSQKRARKRLRFAVDPGAWSVPAM; encoded by the coding sequence ATGGAAATTAGGAGACTGCATCATGGTCTTGACGGTTTGGACATTACCTTTCAGGGCTGCGTGGGTGTTGCTCTCCTATCTTTGCTGGAGCGCGCCAAAGAAGCTGCTCAGCAAAGTAAGCAGCCTGAACATGTCTCATATAAGGGATTGGAGTTTGCGGTTCTTCCTGTTGGTGTGTCCGGTTATCGTTTTGTGGTGGACACTGGACCGGACGGGGAGAAGTGGTTTTTTGCCAAGTCTTCAAAGCGAGATGGATGGAATGTGCGTGTGTCAGTCGCGTCGATGTCGCTCGCACTGTATGGCTACACGGCTGTAAAGGATCGCATTTGGGAAAGGCTGGAGCACTTCGGCGCGTACATCCTGGACCATTCCGTATCGCGTGTTGATTATGCCTGTGACTTTGAAGCCCCTGACTTTCAGATTAAGCCTGAATGTGTCGTTGCTCATTGGCGCATGACACAACGGGAATACGTCGAGACAGAGAAAAGCGGTGAATTCCACATTGTCCGACAGTCCCGTAAAATCAATTCATTGACGATAGGTCGAATGCCGGGGCGTCAGGTCATTATCTATAATAAGCGGCGTGAGGTGATTGACCGCAAGAAAACCTATTGGTGGGGCATCTGGGATGTTCCCAAAGATACGCAAGTTTGGCGTGTCGAAGTGAGAGCCGGAAAGCGTGAGCTTAAGGACAAGTGGAATATCACAACGCTAGACGATCTTGAGGGCAACCTTCCTGATATTGTCGGGTCAATGTTGGCTGACATTCGGCTTCATGATGCCGACCAGACGGATAGCAATGTCTCCCGACAAGAATTACACCCTATGTGGATGGCGGTTACTGAGGCGGCTCTCAAGCCCTTTGCTGAGGACGTGGTAGGGCCAGATCCAGAGCCGATCATTCTCGAAACTCAATCGCAGATGCAAGACCGTTTCTTCGGCCTTGTGAATGGCCTCACAGCGTCTCTCAGCGTCGTTACGGGTGCAATGGATGGAGACCTGCCGGAAGACCTTGGTGAGCGTCTCACGGCCTCTATCAACGCCTATGTGAAGGCAAACAAAACCAAATTTATCGACAGTCAGAAGCGAGCGCGAAAGCGCTTGAGATTTGCGGTGGACCCGGGCGCATGGAGCGTTCCGGCAATGTAG
- a CDS encoding hypothetical protein (Derived by automated computational analysis using gene prediction method: GeneMarkS-2+.) — MPESKKDEKEKPEHRLSGVAIGLMDCPDCETEKPIRVNRNGNAYFDCREVVDSETGERCYCSRKWGRVRSAEMIKDYEEANRGETSQGEQQDGGSAEVSAEESSTQKTSSEETGADDDDDIVGQGHADNDDGCEIPGFAFLA; from the coding sequence GTGCCAGAAAGCAAAAAGGACGAAAAGGAAAAGCCGGAGCATCGCCTGTCTGGGGTCGCAATTGGGCTGATGGATTGCCCGGATTGCGAAACGGAGAAACCCATAAGGGTGAACAGGAACGGCAATGCGTATTTTGACTGCCGGGAGGTGGTCGACAGTGAGACAGGCGAGCGGTGTTACTGCTCTCGAAAATGGGGCCGGGTTAGATCGGCTGAAATGATCAAGGATTATGAGGAGGCCAATCGTGGCGAAACTTCCCAAGGTGAGCAACAAGACGGCGGGAGTGCGGAAGTCAGCGCCGAAGAAAGCAGCACCCAAAAAACCAGTTCCGAAGAAACCGGAGCCGACGACGATGACGATATCGTCGGACAGGGACATGCCGACAACGACGATGGATGTGAAATCCCCGGATTCGCCTTCCTCGCCTGA
- a CDS encoding hypothetical protein (Derived by automated computational analysis using gene prediction method: GeneMarkS-2+.), which yields MPTTTMDVKSPDSPSSPDTSHIDAIIADLKATEPVAPIGTGGASPIGINADGFIGKDEFFGMFQFVFMAGHGATQLQSLNIEGSETARPASDALYDICEETPSLQFFIKPGGKWMQRAAAIGMFVVPVAMGCKAELAARKQAKVAKDAPAPSATNEPSNEDAMKDFDNATG from the coding sequence ATGCCGACAACGACGATGGATGTGAAATCCCCGGATTCGCCTTCCTCGCCTGACACGTCGCATATAGACGCGATCATTGCCGATTTGAAAGCAACAGAGCCGGTTGCTCCTATAGGGACGGGTGGGGCGTCGCCTATAGGGATCAATGCAGATGGGTTCATCGGCAAGGATGAATTTTTCGGCATGTTCCAGTTTGTGTTTATGGCGGGCCACGGGGCGACGCAGCTTCAGTCTCTCAACATTGAAGGCAGCGAGACGGCACGCCCTGCCAGTGATGCGCTATACGATATTTGCGAGGAAACCCCGTCTCTCCAGTTCTTTATCAAACCGGGTGGCAAGTGGATGCAGCGGGCAGCGGCTATAGGCATGTTCGTGGTTCCAGTGGCGATGGGTTGTAAGGCGGAACTGGCCGCGCGGAAACAGGCCAAGGTTGCAAAGGATGCACCGGCCCCATCGGCAACAAATGAGCCGTCAAACGAAGATGCTATGAAGGATTTCGACAATGCAACAGGTTGA